The sequence AACTAATTCATGACACATTGTATAGTATAAATGTGGGGaccaaaatagtaattttttaagtattttaattatgcaaaatattttttttcataagtaattctacaaaataattcaaataaatgtaaatattttattttattttatatttcttgaaatttttgtgaTAGAATTTCTATAgagtagaattttaaatttcttaaaactttttttgacTGAATTTCTTAAAACTTAGATATTAGAGTTTTACATATATTAAACTAACGTAACAATAAGGAAAATAGGGAATGACCTTGAAGCTACAGCTTGACTGCCACTTCAAACAACATGGATTATAACTAGTTTCGTTTGATGAGTTTAACCAAAATCCTCCTTAAAAGATCTTGCAATTCTATATTTGTGAATTAAAACTAGTGACTTTTGTGGCTTGGATTTATGTGGTTAAAGATTCTTCCAAGACTTGTTCcactatcacacacacacacacacaaaaaaaggcCCTTCTAAGACCAATATACAAATTAATCAATATCATATATGAATTCAGTCTGAACTGAAGAGCAGTTTTACTTTGACAAATTGAAagaagtggttttttttttttatataaacatGAGAAATTCTAAAACAGGATCCCATTGCCTTTGACATAGTCAAAGAAGGCATGAGCAAGCCTCAACCATAAGAAAATCGACTAAAATTTTCCAAGCAAATAATCTGACATATGACAATGTCACTAAACATACATATTTCATGATCTTGTTAAAAACGGAAATATTTTTCAGATTATCTTTCGTATACTAATTAGAGACTAGAGACATAGCTATTCAAATATAATGttcaaacaagaaataaaacatTGAGACAATAACATTTAACATTTCACAGTGCATATAGGCAAAGAAgacttgaacttgaaaagagGCTATTTGGGAATTGATTAATGCAAAAGAACACAATTTGATTCACACTAATTTTAATAACTTGCAGAAGTGTGGCAAGTTGAGATTGATACAAAATCACTTTCACATACCCTCACTACTgcacaatttttattatcacCACTCGCAACATATGtcaatttgttttgaaaaatcagATTGTGTGACTATACTTCTTGTTTGAGAATTGGGGTAAGCCTAGCAGGTAGCACGTAAGAGAGTGTCTCAGACCATCAAGCATGGCATGAGAAGCTGGCTTCTCCAACCTTCTAGTTCGAAGATTATATGGTACAACAGCTTCATCACAACTAATATATATGATATCCAAATCAAAAGGGTGGCAAGCAAATGGATACCCAGAACCTGAAATCGACTTCTTCAACAAACCATCATCGCATCCCATATCAATAACTCTAATACTATGCTCCAAACACCACTTCCCAGCATCACAATTCTTCATTCTCCACACGTTCAAAGTCCTAGCAAGCCTTTTCCCACTTATCTCTACATACCGTAGCTCTCCTTGACACAAATCACACATACTTGCTTTGTGATCAAGTCCTCCATTTACACTATCCAAGTCACTATCACTCGGCAAATTGATCACATTACAACAATCTGTAGGACCATCATAGAGGTTATAGGCTTTAATGCCACCACCTCTAGGGCTAAGCCAATACACAATCCCATTGCAAGCAACAGCTTTAGCAGTGGAATGGTAACTGGGTCTATCCCAATTCACTTGAAACGCACTGCTCCATTCACCAGTCTCAGAAGAGTAAATCTCTGCAGTGACAAACTCATTTTCTCCCGGCTCTCTATCTATGAAAAGACTGATATCTTTAAGATGAAATAAATTCAATACATTCTAAGTCAAAGTCGACTCAATGACTATTGAATCCTCCTTACCCAAGTTAAAAAACTACTAATGCCTTTAGCATTTTGAGCTAAAATATCCACGGGTTTATTACTGCCACGCCTAAAATGGGAAACAAGCATAGATCTAAAAACTTGCAGTCCATGACAAATCCTAGTGACATATTAGAGATGAGTGAGTCGCTCTCAAAGTGCGCATCTCAAATACCAATATCCCAGGCAAACTCCACGTACACCTTCCTCCATTACTTTCGCTTCAGTTTTTGAAGGCTCCATAGGGTAAcgaagcttcttcttcttctctctttttcttcatttttttttttttttttaaaatttaacaatatatatatatatatatataatgtaataaaaagatttaaattacataattataatattgtgagaagatgttattaaaatgaattcttttaaaaaaaattaccataatTGGTTGACTAATTGGAAAATATCCaagaatatttataaaaaaaaaaaatgtactccTCCATTACCTTGTAACATGTTTTATTAAGAGAGTGTATTATGTGTAATATAACTTGCCCCACCctccttaaaagttaccatggtttttgagtagagttgtggtgtgttttgtgttagaacccctttctctctcccttgtgtgtgtgtatttgtttcttagaaaaaaaaaattataaattattataatgtttctaaaaaaagtttaaattattatataattttagaattgtagcacttttttttttttttttcaaatataagtGTAGGGATATTGGGCCCGAGAGTTcattatctatgtatatattgggtctaaggcccaagccaaggactAAAGGTCTTTCGAGGATGAATAAATATTGTCAAGGGAGTCCGTGTTAGTAGATGAAGAAGGTAGTTGTGATCATAATGGCCCTAGGGGGTAGTCTAAGGATGAATGCCTCTTCGACTAACCCAAGCCGAGGTCTATGGAGGTGGTCTGCCATTCGGGGAGATGTTCCGTGAAATTCTGCTAGCGTGGATAAGCATTACAGAAACAAAGAACAGAggggagtcctaaaatatctaaggagaaagATGTTACCAatgcattaaatgctctgcagctaactctctggccgtattaatgtggaggtgatacctgaacagtaacctttagccttacagctactatcTAAAGATTTTGGGAAGGgactaatgggacaagtatcaagatCAACCAATCTGGCCCGCATgtggagggtagagatgaaaagggaaaagagtataaaagaagggAGAGCAATCAAAATAGGGGGATCAGAAAAATCaagagaaacactgtagcaatcaggAACCAAATCTGTAATTAAACTTGTgcgaaatatataagaactgatctcctcgaaTTGTGTTGAGGATGATTTTCTCTAGAAAATTCAATCTATTTCCCTGttcttgtcattttattttactgtccaactcattttagtccaatttagtccttacaattggcactgTCTGTGGGAATTACTGGGGTGATAATGAGTCTAACGTTCAACGATACTAGGTTCAAGTTCAAATCAAGCAGAATTCAGGGGGTCTCAATATCAAGATCACTTCCGTGATCTTGAGCAGAGGAGAGACTGGGAAGGGAGTGTGCACACTACCCATACGAGTAGAAGTCATTCTAAGGGTGGTAGCCACCTCTCTCATGAGAAAAATACTAAAGCCATATAGTTGGAGATTGATCACTTGAAAAGAAGCTTACGTCATGAACGGCGAAAGAGAGCTCCATCCACTTCTAACTTCTACTCTGATGGTGAAAAGGATGATAGTTGTAGACGCAGATCAAGGACTCCTCCTAGTGAGTCTTTCTTGTATGATAAAGATTACCATCATAAGCGTAGAAACATAAATTCTTCCTCGAGAGGCCTAGGAAATGATGCTATGAGTAAGGCACTCAACCAAATTTCTAGATCACCTTTCACACGCAAGATTGAGGGAGGAAGACTTCCTCGGCGATTCACTCAACCCACGTTCACCATGTATAATGGTTGAATAGAGCCTGTAGAGCATGTTAACCATTTCAACCTGAGAATGGTTGTGCACTCTAAGAAcgaggccttgatgtgcaaggtattcCCATCTAACTTGAGGCCTGTCGCAATGAGGTGGTTCGATGGTTTAGGTGCAGGTTCCATTGATTCCTTTAAAGAGCTCACTCAAGCATTTGGATCCCGCTTTATCACGTGtagcagggttcctcggcctttaGATTCCTTGTTGTCCCTATCCATAAGAGAAGGGGAGACCTTGAAAACATAttcggatagatactgggagatattaaatgagatagatggtGATTTTGACGACGTGGCCATCGGGACTTTCAAGGTCGGCCTACCTCCTGAACACGGCCTGAGGAAGTCTTTGACCGGGAAGCCTGTTACCAGCGTATGCCAGCTTATGGATCAGATTGATAAGTATAAGAAGGTTGAGGAGGACCAACAGCAGGGCAAAGGAAAGGGTAAAGTTATCTCTCAGAagaggagggatttcaagtCGGACCGCTACAATAATAACAGACCTTAGAGGGATTTTGCTGGGTAGTCAGGGCCCACAGCTCCTCAAAGGGTTAACACCGTGTTCTGAGAACCAGTGCACCAAGTtttggagaagatcaagaacgAGCCATACTTCAAATGACCGAACAAGATAAGTAGGGACCCCTCGAGGTGTAATTAGAGCCTTCATTACTAATACCACTAGGAGCGGGGGCATACCACTAAGGATTATAGAACTCTATGAAATCATCTGGATCAGCTGGTCAGAGAGGGAAGACTACAACAGTTTTTGTACCAACCCAACGGGCAAGGAGACCAGTCAAGGTCAGGGGCGTAAGGGAACGCTTCCTCAAGGCCCTCGTTAGGTACAAACAATGTCATTTTTGCTGCACCTGGGAGAACTAGTTCCCAACCATCCAGGATAATGTCCATAACTCGAATAGTAGCTGATGACTCTAATTCGGAGCCAAAGAAGGCTAGAATGGAGATCCGATCGGCGCTGAGTTTTTCAGACGAGGATAAGGTGGGAACCATCCAACCACACgatgatgctttggtggtcaaCCTCAGAATagggggtatgatgtgaagagggtgatgGTAGACCAGGGCAGTGGTATAGAGATTATGTACCCTAACTTGTATAGTGGGCTGAACTTTAAATCTGAAGATCTGACATCCTATGATTCACCTTTGGTGAGCTTCGATGGGAAGGTTGTCATCCCGAAGGGCCAAATTAGGTTACCCGTGCAGGCAGGTTCAAAAGTGGTTGAAGTGGATTTCATTGTAGTGGATGCATACTCTCCTTATACGGCCATTATGGCAAGGCTCTGGCTTTATGCCCTAGGGGCCATTTCTTCAACTCTgcatttgaaagtaaaatatcCATCAGGGGACTGGGTTGAGGAGCTGGTAAGGAGCCAGTCCATGGCTAAACAATTCCTTGTGGTTGCAATCATGCATCGGCCTGCAGCTGAGTCCTCGGCCTCTGCTGAAATGGGCTTATAGTAGTCAAAGTCTTCGGCATTACCTGTAGACGGGCAAGCCAATGAGGCGAAGTGTGAGGATTTAGAGAAATTTGCCATAGGTAATGATCCAGAGAAGTTTTTCCAAGTTGGGGCTCAGCTACCGCCTCAGGAGAAGGTAGAGCTGGTGGAATTTCTCAAGACAAACGTTGATGTGTTTGCTTGGAATGCCTACGAAGCTCCTGGGGTGGATCCGAGCTTCATCTGCCATCATTTAAACGTCAATCCATCTGTCACCCCTAGGAAACAACCACCTCGGCACTCATCTAAGGATCATTCTGATGCTGTCAGGGACGAGGTGATGAAGTTTAAGCAGGCtagggctattaaagaggtgtTCTACCTTGAATGGCTGGCTAATACAgtggtggtaaaaaagaaaactgggAAGTGGCGTGTATGTGTAGATTTTACGGACTTGAATAAAGCCTGCCCAAAGGACCCCTTCCCCATACCTCGGATTGATCAGCTGGTAGGCACAACAgtaggccatcctcggatgagctttttggacgCTTTTCAAGGCTACCATCAGATATCTTTGGCTCTAGATGATCAAGAGAGGACAACCTTTGTTACTCCTATCGGGAATtgccattacaaggtgatgccctttggtttaaaaaatgcgGGCGGCCTTTTCAGCTTGAGCCTTGGTCTTTTCGACCTCCTCTAGTTTTTTCTTCAGGGAAATGATTTGCTCTTTAGGGGCTGCCAGTTGGTCCTAGGCATTTCGGAGAAGTATCCTCTGGCCCTCAGCTTGCCTTTCCACGTTATCCAAAGCAGCGGCggcactttttctttctttctcctcctCTAGCAGCTTGCTCTTCAGCTCCTGGTTGTTTTTTTCAGCCATGTGGAAGGCATCCATGGTTGTTATCCTCC is a genomic window of Quercus lobata isolate SW786 chromosome 2, ValleyOak3.0 Primary Assembly, whole genome shotgun sequence containing:
- the LOC115971558 gene encoding uncharacterized protein LOC115971558; protein product: MVVHSKNEALMCKVFPSNLRPVAMRWFDGLGAGSIDSFKELTQAFGSRFITCSRVPRPLDSLLSLSIREGETLKTYSDRYWEILNEIDGDFDDVAIGTFKVGLPPEHGLRKSLTGKPVTSVCQLMDQIDKYKKVEEDQQQGKGKGKVISQKRRDFKSDRYNNNRP
- the LOC115971567 gene encoding uncharacterized protein LOC115971567, whose translation is MSITRIVADDSNSEPKKARMEIRSALSFSDEDKVGTIQPHDDALVVNLRIGDLTSYDSPLVSFDGKVVIPKGQIRLPVQAGSKVVEVDFIVVDAYSPYTAIMARLWLYALGAISSTLHLKVKYPSGDWVEELSKSSALPVDGQANEAKCEDLEKFAIGNDPEKFFQVGAQLPPQEKVELVEFLKTNVDVFAWNAYEAPGVDPSFICHHLNVNPSVTPRKQPPRHSSKDHSDAVRDEVMKFKQARAIKEVFYLEWLANTVVVKKKTGKWRVCVDFTDLNKACPKDPFPIPRIDQLVGTTVGHPRMSFLDAFQGYHQISLALDDQERTTFVTPIGNCHYKVMPFGLKNAGGLFSLSLGLFDLL